One Ostrinia nubilalis chromosome 4, ilOstNubi1.1, whole genome shotgun sequence DNA window includes the following coding sequences:
- the LOC135071099 gene encoding uncharacterized protein LOC135071099: protein MCDKNDGSPNNYKSTPPTNKKVRNPFDKALIDRLHKPICSPGMCKIYKKKNNGSFRWDIDQACMLVPADIVVCNSQFEPSPDPALERIAEEATERFFSQEMVMPSPLESSKKVKPLLHTSSDTSIKLTSLTEEKTVVLRDVSAQTVLTLPPELPPEIEKILEPFCTFTQDQNISGDYEITANGSLRRKLFFEEHSDMEHYDSEQTDDEIHVEREPRPPSSYEAHTPIIFSPDLSRDLVANGMRRTFGTPLKKGASNPGKSCYRNKILDVVDFGEPCFSPIQFQTPKRVDPESGASSSPAFRSISPVTKATSSDEEKNNFTSPESEAMATCLDCILSEPESEKKGPCFCKTPNKSVLKRSTSLKDSPQRSRKGSFSFAEKRSLSLSSLHRSRSVQKLDFSMDMSVDGSFHDQSQDSDTRSPLGKKVAWSMAEESSIIQAKAESTKILTEIQSSTQIHSLNILDDTPIKGKTTSNVLSHEISKIRAPTILTPVHMNLDCSLDNFENALNMEHKKIDFNNVDLKFLTENISQFDYPTDATKAGGDSSSSFKRVDSGFNENTFYANASSYYESAIKPSELTVTDLSKANNSKTALKEISNVHWMRVDSGFKDENSADGTQFYTGNDSSVKKVASFRFSEAKVEDKENIATEDFDRFLVHSSNKNEAMSMSDLFTEDMTFNCNFSSTPSKNKSRKLHS from the exons ATGTGTGATAAAAATGATGGGAGTCCCAATAACTATAAATCTACTCCCCCGACTAATAAAAAGGTCCGGAATCCCTTCGATAAAGCATTAATAGATCGGTTACACAAACCGATATGTAG CCCGGGGATGTGCAAGAtatataaaaagaaaaacaatggaTCCTTTCGTTGGGATATCGACCAGGCGTGTATGCTGGTACCAGCAGACATAGTTGTATGCAACAGCCAGTTCGAGCCTTCTCCTGACCCAGCCTTGGAAAGGATTGCTGAAGAGGCTACGGAGAG ATTCTTTTCTCAAGAAATGGTAATGCCAAGCCCACTTGAGTCTTCCAAAAAAGTGAAGCCTTTGCTTCATACCTCAAGCGATACTAGTATTAAGTTGACAAGCTTAACTGAAGAGAAAACTGTTGTTTTAAGGGATG TTTCAGCACAAACTGTATTGACCCTGCCTCCAGAACTACCGCCAGAAATAGAAAAGATTCTTGAACCATTTTGCACTTTCACACAG GACCAAAACATATCAGGCGACTATGAAATCACGGCCAACGGTTCTCTTCGTCGGAAGTTATTCTTCGAAGAGCACAGCGATATGGAACATTATGACTCTGAGCAGACGGACGATGAAATACACGTCGAGCGAGAGCCTCGTCCGCCTTCAAGCTATGAAGCACATACACCCATAATATTCAGCCCAGACTTG AGTCGCGATTTAGTGGCTAACGGAATGAGGCGGACTTTTGGGACCCCACTCAAGAAAGGTGCTTCAAATCCTGGGAAGTCCTGTTATCGTAACAAAATACTGGATGTCGTTGACTTCGGGGAGCCGTGTTTCAGCCCCATCCAGTTTCAAACCCCGAAGCGGGTCGACCCAGAGTCGGGAGCATCTTCGTCCCCCGCATTTAGGTCTATTTCGCCAGTGACCAAAGCGACTTCGAGTGACGAGGag AAGAACAACTTTACATCACCCGAGTCTGAAGCAATGGCAACTTGTTTGGACTGCATTTTATCGGAACCGGAGAGCGAAAAAAAGGGCCCGTGTTTTTGTAAAACGCCAAACAAATCGGTTCTGAAAAGAAGCACGTCGTTGAAAGATTCACCACAACGGAGTAGGAAAGGGTCATTTTCATTTGCGGAAAAACGAAGCTTGAGTTTGTCGAGTTTGCACCGCAGCCGGTCGGTACAGAAACTTGACTTTAGTATGGATATGAGCGTCGATGGATCTTTTCATGACCAATCTCAag ATTCGGACACAAGATCACCGCTAGGCAAGAAAGTAGCGTGGTCTATGGCTGAAGAATCAAGCATAATTCAGGCCAAAGCAGAATCCACTAAAATTCTTACAGAAATTCAGTCGTCCACTCAAATCCACAGTCTCAATATATTAGATGACACACCAATCAAGGGAAAAACAACCAGCAACGTGCTTTCCCATGAAATTAGCAAAATTCGTGCACCAACAATACTTACGCCCGTACACATGAACCTAGATTGTAGCTTAGACAATTTCGAGAATGCACTCAATATGGAGCATAAGAAGATAGATTTTAATAACGTTGATCTCAAGTTCTTGACTGAAAACATATCTCAATTTGATTACCCCACCGATGCCACCAAAGCCGGAGGCGATAGTTCAAGTAGTTTTAAAAGAGTCGACAGCGGGTTTAACGAAAACACGTTTTACGCTAACGCATCTAGCTATTACGAGAGTGCCATAAAACCCTCTGAgttgactgtgactgacttatcAAAGGCTAATAATAGTAAGACTGCTTTGAAAGAGATATCTAACGTGCACTGGATGAGAGTTGACAGCGGCTTCAAAGATGAGAACTCGGCCGACGGTACCCAGTTTTATACTGGCAATGATAGTTCAGTGAAAAAAGTTGCCAGTTTTCGTTTCTCAGAAGCGAAAGTAGAGGACAAAGAGAACATTGCCACAGAAGATTTCGACCGCTTCTTGGTACACTCTTCCAACAAAAACGAAGCTATGTCCATGTCTGATCTTTTCACTGAGGACATGACGTTCAACTGCAACTTTTCATCGACACCGTCGAAGAACAAATCGCGCAAACTCCATTCATAG
- the LOC135071101 gene encoding LOW QUALITY PROTEIN: calcium/calmodulin-dependent protein kinase type II alpha chain-like (The sequence of the model RefSeq protein was modified relative to this genomic sequence to represent the inferred CDS: inserted 1 base in 1 codon): protein MANPNRESVSTRFSDNYDLKEELGKGAFSIVRRAVQKSTGYEFAAKIINTKKLSARDFQKLEREARICRKLQHPNIVRLHDSIQEEHFHYLVFDLVTGGELFEDIVAREFYSEADASHCIQQILESVHHCHHNGVVHRDLKPENLLLASKAKGAAVKLADFGLAIEVQGDQQAWFGFAGTPGYLSPEVLKKEPYGKPVDIWACGVILYILLVGYPPFWDEDQHRLYGQIKAGAYDYPSPEWDTVTPEAKSLINQMLTVNPSKRITASEALKHPWICHRERVASVMHRQETVDCLKKFNARRKLKGAILTTMLATRNFSGKSMVNKKGDGSQVKESTDSSTTLEDDDLDKDKKGVDRACTVISKEHDEEALSKADSFGKARGDSNASLRRAEVIKMTEVLIDAINNGDYDTYSKLCDPNVTAFDPDALGNLVEGVEFHKFFIDNTPTHVKTNTTILNPRVHLLGEDVAVIAYVCVTQSVDAEGRRATHQSQETRIWHKRHNKWTAIHFHRSXTSPSPFKIPEAKGERSH from the exons ATGGCCAACCCAAATCGTGAAAGTGTTAGCACTCGTTTCTCGGATAACTACGATCTGAAGGAAGAATTAGGAAAGGGAGCGTTTTCAATCGTAAGACGTGCTGTACAAAAATCGACTGGTTACGAATTTGCTGccaaaataattaatactaaaaaGCTCTCAGCTAGAGACTTCCAAAAGTTGGAACGTGAAGCAAGAATTTGTCGAAAACTGCAGCACCCCAACATCGTGCGACTTCACGACTCCATCCAAGAAGAACATTTCCATTACCTCGTCTTCGATTTGGTTACTGGCGGTGAATTGTTTGAAGACATTGTAGCACGCGAATTTTACTCTGAAGCTGACGCATCTCACTGTATACAACAAATTTTGGAGTCTGTACATCACTGCCATCATAATGGAGTTGTACACAGAGATTTAAAGCCTGAGAATCTCTTACTGGCTAGTAAAGCCAAAGGTGCTGCTGTCAAATTAGCGGATTTCGGCTTAGCTATTGAAGTGCAAGGTGATCAGCAGGCATGGTTTGGTTTTGCCGGTACTCCGGGTTATCTCTCACCCGAAGTTCTCAAAAAAGAACCTTACGGCAAACCAGTAGACATTTGGGCATGCGGCGTGATTTTATATATATTATTGGTTGGGTACCCACCTTTTTGGGATGAAGATCAGCACCGACTTTATGGACAAATTAAAGCTGGAGCTTATGATTACCCATCGCCTGAATGGGATACTGTAACGCCTGAAGCAAAAAGTCTGATTAACCAGATGCTGACTGTCAATCCCAGCAAGAGAATTACGGCTTCGGAAGCATTGAAGCACCCATGGATCTGCCACCGCGAGCGTGTCGCGTCCGTCATGCACAGACAAGAAACTGTGGATTGCTTGAAGAAGTTCAATGCTCGTCGCAAGCTGAAGGGCGCCATCCTAACTACCATGTTAGCTACTCGAAACTTCTCAGGAAAATCTATGGTAAACAAAAAAGGCGATGGATCGCAGGTTAAGGAATCGACTGATAGCAGTACTACGTTGGAGGATGATGACTTGGACAAGGACAAGAAGGGCGTAGATAGAGCGTGCACCGTGATTTCTAAGGAACACGATGAAGAAGCTTTATCAAAGGCTGATTCTTTCGGAAAAGCTCGCGGCGACAGCAATGCTTCACTGCGACGGGCAGAAGTCATTAAAATGACTGAAGTACTCATTGATGCCATTAATAATGGCGACTATGATACATATTCCAAGTTGTGTGATCCTAATGTTACTGCGTTTGATCCTGATGCACTAGGAAATCTAGTGGAAGGTGTAGAGTTCcacaaattctttattgacaaCACTCCGACTCACGTCAAAACCAATACAACAATTTTAAATCCGAGAGTGCATCTTCTCGGCGAAGACGTAGCAGTAATAGCGTATGTATGCGTGACACAAAGTGTGGATGCTGAAGGCCGACGAGCTACCCATCAGTCTCAAGAGACTCGTATTTGGCACAAACGCCACAACAAGTGGACAGCGATACATTTCCATCGCT TAACTAGCCCCTCTCCCTTTAAAATCCCTGAAGCCAAAGGAGAAAGGTCTCACTAA